Part of the Salinimonas lutimaris genome, AGCAGGTCCTGCTCGATCAGCATCTGCACCGCATTAAAGAAGCCCAGTAAGCGCTCGGCAGAGTCTACATCCGCAGGCTTATCTCCCAGCTGCTCAAAGACCTGTGTTAAACAGCTTGCTCCAAGACGGTTCTGACCGGCGCCCAGATCCAGTAGCAACAGACGACTGTCGCCCTTATCGGTGCGCAGCTGTGGCGTTACGGTTTTACGAATATCTTTGACCGCACCAAAAGCTGAGATAACCAGTGACAGTGGCGCTGTCACCGCTTTGTCTTCGCCCTGCTCGTCCTGCCAGGCAGTTTTCATCGACATCGAATCTTTACCCACCGGAATGGTCAGACCCAATGCCGGGCACAGCTCTTCACCCACCGCTTTAACCGCTTCATACAAACCTGCATCCTCACCGGGGTGACCCGCTGCCGCCATCCAGTTAGCCGACAGCTTGATACGCTTGATATCACCGATGTTAGCCGACGCAATGTTGGTCAGGGCTTCCCCTACCGCCAGCCGGGCTGATGCTCCGTGGGACAAAAGCGCGACCGGCGTGCGCTCGCCCATGGCCATAGCTTCACCGTAATAAGTATCGTAAGCGGTAGCGGTGACAGCAACATCCGCCACCGGAACCTGCCACGGGCCAACCATCTGGTCGCGGGCAACCAGGCCGGTCACCGAGCGATCGCCAATGGTAATCAGGAAGGTTTTTTCTGCTACTGTCGGTAACCGTAAAATACGCTCCGCCGCTTCTTTTACCGTCATTTGCTCAGTCTGCAGGGCACTACCGGTGACGCTTGCTGATGTCACATCACGGTGCATCTTAGGCGCTTTGCCCAGCAGTACATCCAGTGGCATATCAATGGGCTGGTTATCGAACTGACTGTCGTTGAGTAACAGGTGCTCTTCGGCAGTCGCTTCACCCACAACAGCATAAGGAGCACGTTCGCGCTGACAGATTGCGTCAAATACCGGCAAATCTTTTTCAGCCACTGACATCACATAGCGTTCTTGTGATTCGTTACACCAGATCTCCAGTGGCGTCATGCCGCGCTCGTCACACAATACGTTACGCAGCTCAAACTTACCGCCACGTCCACCATCGCTGACCAGCTCAGGCAAGGCGTTAGACAAACCGCCCGCTCCCACATCGTGAATAAACTGAATGGGGTTGTTGTCGCCTAGCTGCCAGCAGGCATCAATCACTTCCTGACAGCGGCGCTCCATTTCCGGGTTATCCCGCTGAACCGAGGCAAAATCCAGATCTTCGTTTGACTGGCCTGAAGCCATCGACGAGGCAGCACCACCGCCCAGGCCAATATTCATCGCCGGGCCGCCCAGCACAATCAGTTTTGCGCCAACCGTAATTTCACCTTTCTCAACATGGTCAGTGCGGATATTACCCAGACCACCAGCCAGCATCACCGGTTTGTGATAACCACGCACTTCAACACCGTTAAAGCTGTTAACCTGCTGTTCGTAGGTACGGAAGTAGCCCAGCAGATTAGGCCGGCCAAATTCGTTATTAAAGGCAGCGCCACCCAGCGGGCCATCGATCATAATATCCAGCGCGCTGACGATCCGGGCTGGTTTTCCATATACCGTTTCCCATGGCTGTTCGGCGCCCGGGATCCGCAGGTTGGACACACTGAACCCCACCAGACCGGCTTTTGGCTTGGAGCCACGGCCTGTGGCGCCTTCGTCGCGAATCTCTCCACCTGAGCCGGTCGCCGCGCCAGGAAACGGCGATATGGCGGTAGGATGGTTATGTGTTTCTACCTTCATCAGAATAGCTATGTCTTCGTGATGATATTCATATTGATGAGATTGCGGGTTCGGGAAGAAACGTCCGGCTGGCCAGCCTTCCATAACCGCCGCATTGTCTTTATAGGCAGAAAACACATGCTCAGGGCACAGCTCGAAAGTGTTTTTGATCATTTTAAACAGCGATTTTGACTGTTCTTCACCGTCGATGGTCCAGCTGGCATTGAAGATTTTATGCCGGCAGTGCTCTGAGTTCGCCTGCGCAAACATATACAGCTCTACATCATTGGGGTTACGCCCCAGTCTGGTGAAATTATCAAACAGGTAATCGACTTCATCTTCGGCCAGAGCCAGTCCCAGGCGCTGGTTCGCTTCATCGAGTGCGGCACGGCCGTGAGTCAGGATATCCACCGAGGTGAACGTGCTGCCTTCGGTATGAGTAAACAATACCGCCGCTTCATCCGTGGCCGAAAAAACGGTTTCGGTCATACGATCGTGCAATTCAGCCTGAATCTGGCGACGGGCCTGTTCGTTCAGCTCGCTGTCGCACTCAATATAATAAGCGCAACCACGTTCAATACGGGAAACAGATTGCAGACCACAATTGTGCGCGATATCAGTTGCTTTTGAAGACCAGGGAGAGAGTGTACCAGGACGGGGAGTAACAAAGAACAGGGTGCCGGAGGGAGATTGCGATGGCTTACTGGGACCGTAAGTGAGCAGTTTGCC contains:
- the purL gene encoding phosphoribosylformylglycinamidine synthase, encoding MLVLRGAPALSDSRQTKLIERLGQSGIRINGIYAEYVHLVDTTSDLSEQEQSILGKLLTYGPSKPSQSPSGTLFFVTPRPGTLSPWSSKATDIAHNCGLQSVSRIERGCAYYIECDSELNEQARRQIQAELHDRMTETVFSATDEAAVLFTHTEGSTFTSVDILTHGRAALDEANQRLGLALAEDEVDYLFDNFTRLGRNPNDVELYMFAQANSEHCRHKIFNASWTIDGEEQSKSLFKMIKNTFELCPEHVFSAYKDNAAVMEGWPAGRFFPNPQSHQYEYHHEDIAILMKVETHNHPTAISPFPGAATGSGGEIRDEGATGRGSKPKAGLVGFSVSNLRIPGAEQPWETVYGKPARIVSALDIMIDGPLGGAAFNNEFGRPNLLGYFRTYEQQVNSFNGVEVRGYHKPVMLAGGLGNIRTDHVEKGEITVGAKLIVLGGPAMNIGLGGGAASSMASGQSNEDLDFASVQRDNPEMERRCQEVIDACWQLGDNNPIQFIHDVGAGGLSNALPELVSDGGRGGKFELRNVLCDERGMTPLEIWCNESQERYVMSVAEKDLPVFDAICQRERAPYAVVGEATAEEHLLLNDSQFDNQPIDMPLDVLLGKAPKMHRDVTSASVTGSALQTEQMTVKEAAERILRLPTVAEKTFLITIGDRSVTGLVARDQMVGPWQVPVADVAVTATAYDTYYGEAMAMGERTPVALLSHGASARLAVGEALTNIASANIGDIKRIKLSANWMAAAGHPGEDAGLYEAVKAVGEELCPALGLTIPVGKDSMSMKTAWQDEQGEDKAVTAPLSLVISAFGAVKDIRKTVTPQLRTDKGDSRLLLLDLGAGQNRLGASCLTQVFEQLGDKPADVDSAERLLGFFNAVQMLIEQDLLLAYHDRSDGGLFTTVTEMAFAGKTGVSVELDSLGEDDLAVMFSEELGAVVQVRSDKLSEVNAVLAQFGMDSLTHDIGTLNNQDMIEFSRGELAVFTDSRANLRTIWAETTHQMQRLRDNPECADEEHQAKQDVTDPGLSATLSYDINDDVAAPYIATGVQPKMAILREQGVNSHNEMAAAFTRAGFAAIDVHMSDILSGKISLEEFKGLAACGGFSYGDVLGAGEGWAKSILFNSRARDEFERFFTRSETFSLGVCNGCQMLSNLKSLIPGTEHWPHFVSNLSERFEARVAMVEVTDSSSVMFTGMQGSKMPIAVSHGEGRAEFANDKAIAAVNGNKQVAVRYVDNFGQVASRYPANPNGSVDGITGLTSEDGRSTIMMPHPERVFRAVANSWYPEQWQEDGAWMRMFRNARAFVG